Proteins encoded together in one Amblyomma americanum isolate KBUSLIRL-KWMA chromosome 1, ASM5285725v1, whole genome shotgun sequence window:
- the LOC144110940 gene encoding uncharacterized protein LOC144110940: MPSVQSELNEQAYVSESCAESLSSEHTATSCDSSDETSSTNSLTAENVEMGQPREESPELCYRHLSTAQELASIASKHNLTHACINDLLDFCRRRGIVELPKDARTIMQTERKANLEHGDSFVHFGLAEGIQHAVGQGPAPENVELHANIDGLPLHRSSQTALWPILCRVINIKKSEPFMVSAYCGAGKPPCLQEYLRPFIDEVRNLSCNGRMVKGVHVNVCLKAVICDAPARSFVKAITGHTGYHACERCSQKGHYLENRMTFPDLHAPQRTDSSFRSQEDRRHHTGVSPFTSLNVDMVKCFPTEYMHLVCLGVMRRLLRNWICKGHAARLSRADRSALNDKLREAATAFPKYFQRKPRGTEELDRWKATEFRTVLLYLGPVLLKSILPDELYKHFLYLHVSVRVLASPQHHRDLNQFAHDLLRYFVQEFGRLYGQKQLVYNVHTLAHLAEQCLEHGTVDEFSAFPFESYLGKVKKRLRTTNKPLAQLSRRMSEVRACTPLSTGQVGGDVKVGDCFLVDNCAVVIVDLLGGNAKAGILPNGREFFRVPIDSSRMDVRRYSALGQETKIWPISYIKNKVRCIKLQYKRGHVVFPLLHLQ; this comes from the coding sequence ATGCCATCTGTTCAGAGCGAGCTCAACGAGCAGGCTTATGTGTCCGAGAGTTGCGCTGAAAGCCTTTCTAGCGAGCATACCGCTACCTCGTGCGACTCAAGCGATGAGACCTCGTCCACGAACAGCCTTACTGCTGAGAACGTGGAAATGGGCCAGCCTCGTGAGGAGTCTCCTGAGCTTTGTTATCGCCATCTCTCGACAGCGCAGGAGTTAGCTAGCATAGCTAGCAAGCACAATTTGACGCACGCCTGCATCAACGATTTGCTGGACTTCTGCCGTCGGCGTGGGATTGTAGAGCTCCCGAAAGATGCAAGGACCATCATGCAGACGGAGcggaaagctaatttagaacacgGCGACTCGTTTGTGCATTTTGGCCTTGCTGAGGGAATTCAGCATGCTGTTGGCCAAGGACCAGCGCCTGAGAATGTCGAGCTGCACGCAAATATTGATGGGCTGCCTCTGCATAGGAGTAGCCAGACTGCACTCTGGCCAATTCTGTGCAGAGTAATTAACATCAAGAAATCTGAACCATTTATGGTCAGTGCGTACTGCGGTGCAGGGAAACCTCCGTGCCTCCAGGAATACCTCAGGCCTTTCATTGATGAAGTGCGCAACCTTAGTTGCAACGGACGGATGGTGAAAGGGGtgcacgtcaatgtgtgcttaaaagccgtgatctgtgacgctccagcaaggagtttcgtgaaggcaatcactggccacacaggctatcatgcctgtgaacgttgcagccaaaaagggcactatctggaaaacaggatgactttccctgacctgcatgcaccacagcgaacagactcctcttttcgttcgcaagaggatcggcgccatcacactggtgtttcaccatttacatctctgaacgtagatatggtgaaatgctttcctACAGAGTATATGCATTTAGTCTGTTTGGGGGTTATGCGGCGGCTCCTTAGGAATTGGATATGCAAGGGGCACGCTGCCAGGCTGAGCCGGGCTGACAGGAGTGCACTCAACGACAAGCTGCGAgaagcagcaactgcatttccAAAGTACTTTCAGAGGAAACCAAGGGGCACCGAAGAACTCGACAGATGGAAGGCCACAGAGTTCAGGACTGTTTTACTATACCTGGGGCCTGTTCTCCTGAAATCCATCCTGCCTGATGAGCTTTATAagcattttttatatttgcatgtatctgttagggtacttgcctctcctcagcatcacagagacctcaaccagtttgctcacgacctgctgcggtactttgtgcaagaatttggcagactgtacggacaaaaacaactcgtgtacaatgtgcacacccttgcacacttggcagagcaatgcctggagcatggcactgtcgatgagttcagtgcatttccatttgaaagttacctaggaaaggtaaagaagagaCTGCGGACGACAAATAAGCCTCTGGCGCAACTCAGCCGACGAATGTCAGAGGTGAGGGCGTGCACACCGCTCTCTACAGGACAAGTGGGTGGTGACGTGAAAGTCGGTGACTGCTTTCTGGTGGATAACTGCGCTGTAGTCATTGTTGATCTCCTGGGGGGCAATGCCAAAGCTGGCATCTTGCCAAATGGCAGAGAGTTTTTTAGAGTCCCAATTGACTCTTCAAGGATGGACGTGCGTCGCTACAGTGCTCTTGGTCAAGAAACCAAAATCTGGCCCATTTCGTACATCAAGAATAAAGTTCGATGTATAAAGCTTCAGTACAAGAGGGGGCATGTCGTTTTCCCTTTGCTTCACCTTCAGTGA